One part of the Diadema setosum chromosome 6, eeDiaSeto1, whole genome shotgun sequence genome encodes these proteins:
- the LOC140229877 gene encoding uncharacterized protein, which yields MPHQASHCGDTNPVSSCSTPRVLKRQNIQACDPPAGTGKLDTGLHLTNPLPDMCHKSSFLPKVYEDTNQTPSPLPQANNAPPSQPLQGYQPSQLLLNAKSAQEMEHAGNAPLQLVCMTLPQELVN from the exons ATGCCCCACCAAGCCAGCCACTGCGGGGACACCAACCCAGTCAGCTCCTGCTCTACGCCAAGAGTGCTCAAGAGACAGAACATCCAAGCGTGTGACCCTCCCGCAGGAACTGGTAAATTGGATACAGGATTGCATCT CACCAACCCCTTACCAGATATGTGCCACAAAAGCAGCTTCTTGCCAAAGGTGTATGAAGACACCAACCAAACACCATCTCCCCTGCCCCAAGCCAACAATGCCCCACCAAGCCAGCCACTGCAGGGATACCAACCCAGTCAGCTCTTGCTCAACGCCAAGAGTGCTCAAGAGATGGAACATGCCGGAAATGCTCCATTACAGCTTGTTTGTATGACCCTCCCGCAGGAACTGGTAAATTGA